A single region of the Anaerostipes rhamnosivorans genome encodes:
- a CDS encoding Ig-like domain-containing protein — MNKKRIRLGILGLALGLAVIFPVGGRIKAAMTVVEVKKAGQVVDSFQGVNAVYRPGKWDGDDKIYSCAALVKKYYQARYGFTPYNLFAGATPLEYDKGGKFKKVTSPKVGDIASKSTHWAIVQNVSGNNVTLLEQNWKRVVGKKTYAKSDRVVSKSEMKYFRYYDKNGKEVLNGSSSSSSSVSKPRTLSINRTSLNVKTRATATLTATIGNKRSGDTVTFSSSNKKIATVSSRGVITGVKTGTCYVTATVKGTNLSKKCKVSVSLGSRSIKLNASRLTLIKVKSYPLKGVIYNKRSNDKLKYKTSNKKIATVSSKGVVKKKKKKGTATITAWIPGTSTKKTCRVTVK; from the coding sequence ATGAATAAAAAAAGGATCAGATTAGGAATTCTTGGCCTGGCACTTGGCCTGGCAGTTATTTTTCCTGTGGGGGGAAGAATAAAAGCGGCTATGACAGTCGTGGAGGTAAAAAAAGCAGGACAGGTAGTGGACAGTTTTCAGGGCGTAAATGCTGTGTACCGCCCAGGCAAATGGGACGGTGATGACAAGATCTACTCATGCGCGGCACTGGTAAAGAAATATTATCAGGCCAGATATGGATTTACACCGTACAATCTTTTTGCCGGTGCAACACCGTTAGAATACGACAAGGGTGGTAAATTTAAAAAGGTGACCTCACCGAAGGTGGGAGATATCGCATCCAAAAGTACACACTGGGCCATAGTACAGAATGTTTCAGGGAACAATGTCACCTTATTGGAACAAAATTGGAAAAGAGTGGTTGGGAAGAAAACTTATGCCAAATCAGACAGGGTTGTTTCAAAGAGTGAGATGAAGTATTTCCGCTATTATGACAAAAACGGAAAAGAAGTGTTAAACGGCAGCAGCAGCTCGTCCTCCTCTGTTTCAAAACCAAGAACTTTGTCCATCAATAGGACAAGCCTTAATGTCAAAACCAGAGCAACTGCAACGCTCACAGCTACAATCGGTAATAAGAGAAGTGGTGATACCGTCACATTCTCATCATCAAATAAAAAGATTGCCACGGTTTCATCCAGAGGGGTGATCACCGGAGTTAAAACGGGAACCTGTTATGTGACAGCTACGGTCAAGGGAACAAACCTTTCTAAAAAGTGCAAAGTATCAGTGTCATTGGGTTCCAGAAGCATCAAGCTGAATGCCAGCAGACTGACGTTGATCAAGGTAAAGAGTTACCCTCTAAAGGGTGTTATTTATAATAAGAGATCCAACGACAAGCTGAAGTACAAAACAAGCAATAAAAAGATTGCAACCGTTTCTTCCAAAGGCGTTGTGAAGAAAAAGAAGAAAAAGGGTACAGCAACGATCACAGCATGGATTCCAGGCACATCCACTAAGAAAACATGCAGAGTTACCGTAAAATAG
- the argH gene encoding argininosuccinate lyase has product MAQLWGGRFTKETDQLVYNFNASIGFDQKFYRQDIQGSMAHVTMLASVGVLTEDEKDQIIAGLKGILSDIESGAVEITSEYEDIHSFVEATLIDRIGDAGKKLHTGRSRNDQVALDMKLYTRDEITAIKDLIKDLMEALHQIMKDHLDTFMPGFTHLQKAQPVTLAHHVGAYMEMFKRDYSRLTDIYERMNYCPLGSGALAGTTYPLDRNMTADLLDFYGPTLNSMDSVSDRDYVIELLSALSTVMMHLSRFSEEIIVWNSNEYQFVSIDDGFSTGSSIMPQKKNPDIAELVRGKTGRVYAALTSILTTMKGIPLAYNKDMQEDKEYTFDAIDTVKGCLSLFTGMMKTMTFNKDRMEDSAKNGFTNATDAADYLVNHGVPFRDAHGIVGQLVLLCIDKNISLDDLSLDEYQKISPAFEEDIYEAVSMKTCVEKRNTIGAPGQDAMKKVIQINEAYLKEI; this is encoded by the coding sequence ATGGCACAATTATGGGGTGGCAGGTTCACCAAAGAAACAGATCAGCTGGTTTACAATTTTAATGCTTCCATCGGTTTTGATCAGAAATTTTACCGTCAGGACATCCAGGGGAGCATGGCGCATGTGACCATGCTGGCCAGTGTAGGTGTTTTAACGGAAGATGAAAAAGACCAGATCATTGCTGGATTAAAGGGCATTCTTTCAGACATAGAGTCTGGAGCCGTTGAGATCACAAGCGAATATGAAGACATTCACAGTTTTGTAGAAGCAACTTTGATCGACCGTATCGGCGATGCCGGCAAAAAGCTCCACACCGGAAGAAGCCGCAATGACCAGGTGGCCTTGGATATGAAGCTCTACACAAGAGATGAAATCACCGCCATCAAAGATCTGATAAAGGATCTGATGGAAGCTCTGCACCAGATCATGAAAGACCATCTCGACACCTTTATGCCTGGATTTACCCATCTGCAGAAGGCACAGCCGGTCACACTTGCTCATCATGTGGGCGCCTATATGGAGATGTTCAAGAGAGACTACTCCCGCCTGACTGACATTTATGAGAGAATGAATTACTGTCCGCTGGGCTCCGGAGCGCTTGCCGGCACCACCTATCCTTTAGACCGGAACATGACTGCGGATCTTCTGGATTTTTACGGACCGACCTTAAACAGTATGGATTCTGTGTCTGACCGGGATTATGTCATAGAGTTATTATCTGCTCTTTCCACGGTTATGATGCACTTAAGCCGGTTCAGTGAAGAGATCATCGTCTGGAATTCCAACGAATACCAGTTTGTCTCCATCGACGACGGCTTCAGTACAGGAAGCAGTATCATGCCGCAGAAGAAAAACCCAGACATTGCGGAGCTGGTCCGCGGAAAAACCGGCAGAGTCTACGCTGCACTGACCTCTATCCTTACGACCATGAAAGGAATTCCTCTGGCCTACAACAAGGACATGCAGGAGGATAAGGAATATACCTTCGATGCCATTGACACTGTAAAAGGCTGCTTGAGCCTGTTTACGGGCATGATGAAGACCATGACGTTCAACAAGGACCGCATGGAAGACAGTGCGAAGAACGGTTTCACCAATGCCACCGATGCGGCCGACTATCTGGTAAATCACGGAGTGCCGTTCAGGGATGCCCATGGTATCGTTGGACAGTTGGTACTTCTGTGCATTGATAAAAATATCTCCCTGGATGATCTTTCCCTGGATGAATATCAAAAGATCAGTCCTGCCTTTGAAGAGGATATCTATGAGGCTGTCAGCATGAAGACATGTGTGGAAAAACGTAACACCATTGGAGCCCCGGGACAGGACGCAATGAAAAAAGTGATCCAGATCAACGAAGCATATTTAAAGGAAATCTAA
- the serC gene encoding 3-phosphoserine/phosphohydroxythreonine transaminase — MARVYNFSAGPAVLPEEVLKEAAEEMLDYKGCGMSVMEMSHRSKMFSDIIETAEADLRELMNIPDNYKVLFLQGGASSQFSAIPMNLMKNKEADFIITGQWAKKAYQEASRYGKANIIASSEDKTYTYIPDCSDLNISENADYVYICYNNTIYGTKYQQVPDTKGKILVADMSSCILSEPVNVEDFGVIYFGVQKNVGPAGVVVAVIREDLITDDVMPETPTMLKWKTQADAKSLYNTPPCYGIYICGKVFQWLKKQGGLEAMKKHNEAKAKILYDFLDQSEMFKGTVVKEDRSLMNVPFVTGDDDMDAKFVKEAKEAGFENLKGHRTVGGMRASIYNAMPTEGVEKLVEFMKKFEEENK; from the coding sequence ATGGCAAGAGTTTATAACTTTTCAGCAGGTCCGGCAGTGCTGCCGGAAGAGGTGTTAAAGGAAGCAGCGGAGGAGATGCTGGACTATAAAGGCTGCGGCATGTCTGTTATGGAGATGAGCCACAGGTCAAAGATGTTTTCTGACATTATTGAGACTGCTGAGGCGGATTTAAGGGAACTGATGAACATCCCGGACAACTACAAAGTGTTATTTCTGCAGGGAGGAGCATCTTCACAGTTTTCCGCGATCCCGATGAACCTGATGAAAAACAAAGAAGCAGACTTTATCATCACCGGACAATGGGCAAAGAAAGCATATCAGGAAGCCAGCCGTTACGGGAAAGCCAATATCATCGCTTCCTCTGAGGATAAGACTTATACATATATTCCAGACTGTTCTGACCTGAATATTTCAGAAAATGCAGACTATGTATATATCTGTTATAATAACACCATTTACGGAACCAAGTACCAGCAGGTGCCGGACACAAAAGGAAAGATCCTGGTGGCTGATATGTCTTCCTGTATTCTGTCTGAACCAGTCAATGTAGAAGATTTCGGAGTAATCTACTTTGGTGTCCAGAAGAACGTAGGACCTGCAGGAGTGGTAGTTGCAGTGATTCGTGAAGATCTGATCACAGATGATGTCATGCCGGAAACACCGACCATGTTGAAATGGAAGACTCAGGCAGACGCAAAATCTTTATACAACACACCTCCTTGCTATGGAATTTATATCTGCGGAAAGGTATTCCAGTGGCTGAAAAAACAGGGTGGACTTGAGGCAATGAAAAAGCATAATGAAGCAAAAGCCAAGATTCTCTACGATTTCTTAGACCAGAGCGAAATGTTTAAGGGAACTGTAGTAAAAGAGGATCGGTCTCTTATGAACGTGCCGTTTGTCACAGGAGATGATGACATGGATGCCAAGTTTGTCAAGGAGGCAAAGGAAGCCGGATTTGAGAATTTAAAGGGACATCGTACCGTCGGCGGAATGAGAGCGAGCATCTACAATGCAATGCCGACAGAGGGCGTAGAAAAATTAGTAGAGTTCATGAAAAAATTTGAAGAAGAAAACAAATAA
- a CDS encoding phosphoglycerate dehydrogenase, producing the protein MYTVKCLNPISNRGLDLFTSEFEVIDDLNAADAVLVRSASMHDLEVPDSMIAVARAGAGVNNIPLEQYAEKGITVFNTPGANANGVKELVVAGLLLASRDIIGGVNWVKDNAKEADLTKLIEKKKKEFAGNELKGKSIGVIGLGAIGVLVANICNRLGMNVYGYDPYVSVRSAWSLSRMVNHSSSLDEIYEKCDFLTIHVPYMESTKGMIGQEAVQKMKDGATILNFARGELVDDQAVLDGLAAKKIKHYVTDFPNPAIAAADGVITIPHLGASTEESEENCAEMAVDQLMNYLENGNIVNSVNYPNCDLGDIEAECRITVHHKNLPNMIGQLTSALAEEGYNIENMLNKSKGDYAYSIFDVAKRPSEAVLSKMKQIDGVIRLRVL; encoded by the coding sequence ATGTATACAGTTAAATGCTTAAACCCTATTTCAAACCGTGGTTTGGATTTATTTACAAGTGAATTTGAAGTGATCGATGATTTAAATGCTGCAGATGCAGTCTTAGTCCGCAGTGCATCCATGCATGATCTTGAGGTGCCGGATTCTATGATCGCAGTTGCGCGTGCCGGTGCCGGAGTCAACAATATCCCTCTGGAACAGTATGCAGAAAAAGGAATTACCGTATTTAACACACCGGGTGCCAACGCCAACGGTGTAAAAGAACTGGTCGTAGCAGGACTCCTCTTAGCATCCAGGGATATCATCGGCGGTGTAAACTGGGTCAAAGACAATGCCAAGGAAGCCGATCTTACGAAATTGATCGAAAAGAAGAAAAAAGAATTCGCTGGAAACGAATTAAAAGGGAAAAGTATCGGTGTGATCGGACTGGGAGCTATCGGTGTCCTTGTGGCAAACATCTGCAACCGTCTTGGAATGAATGTCTATGGATATGATCCATATGTATCTGTACGTTCCGCATGGAGTTTGTCCAGAATGGTAAATCACAGCAGCTCCTTGGATGAAATCTACGAGAAATGTGATTTTCTGACCATCCATGTTCCGTATATGGAGAGCACAAAGGGAATGATCGGACAGGAAGCGGTCCAGAAAATGAAAGACGGGGCAACGATCTTAAACTTTGCGAGAGGTGAGTTGGTAGACGACCAGGCAGTGCTGGACGGACTTGCAGCAAAGAAGATTAAGCACTATGTGACAGATTTCCCGAATCCTGCTATTGCAGCAGCAGACGGAGTGATCACAATTCCTCATCTTGGCGCGTCCACAGAGGAATCAGAGGAAAACTGTGCAGAGATGGCAGTAGATCAGCTGATGAACTATCTGGAAAATGGTAACATTGTCAACTCTGTAAATTATCCGAACTGTGACTTGGGAGATATTGAGGCTGAGTGCAGGATCACAGTACATCACAAGAATCTTCCGAACATGATCGGACAGCTGACTTCAGCTTTGGCAGAAGAGGGATACAATATTGAAAATATGCTGAACAAATCAAAAGGGGATTATGCTTACTCCATTTTCGATGTAGCAAAACGTCCTTCTGAAGCAGTTCTTTCAAAAATGAAACAGATCGACGGAGTGATCCGTTTGAGAGTATTATAG
- a CDS encoding mechanosensitive ion channel family protein has product MIASNVNWNVVLNHYTDQILDFALNILVALIIIGVGFKLSKWLVSLFRKGMEKREVDFGVITFSCSFLKIALRCIVIFMAVERLGVKGTSIVALFGSAGVAVGLALQGSLSNIAGGVLLLILKPFQVGDYIVVDGTSCEGEVAAMDIFYTKLKTVDNRVIVIPNGTLSNSNLINNTKQDSRLIDLKIGIAYDSDIQKVKQIMMDVAKKEHMTKDDNIQVFVSDLADSSVIMGLRAWVSTEVYVSTRWSLLEHIKDAFEKEGVEIPYNKLDVNVMELKESKKEPEEITENNE; this is encoded by the coding sequence ATGATAGCATCAAACGTGAATTGGAATGTTGTATTGAATCATTATACAGATCAGATTTTAGATTTTGCCTTAAATATATTAGTCGCCCTGATCATTATCGGCGTCGGTTTTAAACTGAGCAAATGGCTGGTATCGCTGTTTCGGAAAGGAATGGAGAAAAGGGAAGTTGACTTTGGCGTTATTACATTCAGCTGCTCCTTTCTTAAGATCGCATTGCGCTGCATCGTGATCTTTATGGCCGTGGAGCGTCTGGGAGTCAAAGGGACATCCATTGTGGCGCTGTTCGGGTCTGCCGGTGTTGCAGTAGGTCTGGCGCTGCAGGGAAGCCTCTCCAACATTGCAGGGGGAGTCCTTCTGTTGATCTTAAAGCCGTTTCAGGTGGGAGACTATATCGTTGTAGACGGGACCAGCTGCGAGGGCGAAGTGGCAGCCATGGATATTTTCTATACAAAGCTTAAGACCGTGGACAACAGGGTCATTGTCATTCCAAACGGGACGCTGAGTAACAGCAACTTGATCAATAACACAAAACAGGACAGCCGCCTGATTGACCTAAAGATCGGGATTGCTTACGACAGTGATATCCAGAAGGTCAAACAGATCATGATGGATGTTGCAAAGAAGGAACATATGACAAAGGATGACAATATCCAGGTGTTTGTCAGCGACCTGGCAGACAGCTCCGTTATTATGGGACTGAGGGCCTGGGTATCCACTGAGGTGTATGTTTCCACCCGGTGGTCCTTGCTGGAGCACATCAAAGATGCCTTTGAAAAAGAAGGTGTTGAGATTCCATACAATAAGCTGGATGTCAATGTCATGGAGCTGAAAGAGTCAAAAAAAGAACCGGAAGAAATAACAGAAAACAATGAATAA
- a CDS encoding DNA topoisomerase III, with amino-acid sequence MKKHLVIAEKPSVARDIARVLGCKQKGSSFMEGEKYIVTWALGHLVTLADPEQYGNQYKQWSMETLPMMPKQWKLVVIGKTSKQYQSVKKLIFRNDVSDIIIATDAGREGELVARWILKKAGNQKPVQRLWISSVTDKAIREGFAHLRPGKEYENLYHAAVARAEADWLVGINATRALTCKYNAQLSCGRVQTPTLAMIAKREEEIRTFKPKKFYGIKAFVLGMTFTWKDRMSGSSQSFDREKIDRIKKTAGGETLLIGKISKKPKKTHAPSLYNLTDLQTDANKRFGFSAKQTLNLMQSLYEHHKVLTYPRTDSRYLSSDMADTIKERLNAISVGPYKKWTAKLLSKKVNRSASFINDSKVTDHHAIIPTEQSVFLTDMSFDERKIYDLVVKRFLAVLSPACEYEQTSISGTIHGEIFEAKGTVMVKAGWKELYQEEESTGEALPQDKLNMLREGTQVTVDSMKITEGTTNPPARYTEGTLISRMEKQGLGTVATRADIIEKLFSSFLLEKNGNDVVITGKAKQLLELVPEDLRKAELTAQWEQRLTAIAEGREDDRKFMGEISGYTRQIIEEIKHAQGTFCHENLTRHKCPECGKFMLKVKGKHGTFLVCQDRECGCRKTLSRTTNARCPVCHKKMEMVGEGEAQKFVCVCGHKEKLSAFKERKKKDGAGVSKKEVNRYLKKQQAEAEQPINNAFADAFAKLKL; translated from the coding sequence TTGAAAAAACATTTAGTGATCGCAGAAAAACCTTCGGTGGCAAGAGATATTGCGAGGGTTTTGGGGTGTAAGCAAAAAGGTTCTTCTTTTATGGAGGGTGAGAAATATATTGTGACATGGGCGCTGGGGCATTTGGTGACCTTGGCAGATCCGGAGCAGTACGGGAACCAATACAAGCAGTGGAGCATGGAAACGCTTCCTATGATGCCTAAACAGTGGAAGCTCGTGGTGATCGGTAAGACATCAAAGCAGTACCAATCTGTTAAAAAACTGATCTTCAGAAATGACGTGTCGGATATTATCATCGCCACAGATGCAGGACGGGAAGGAGAGTTGGTTGCCCGCTGGATCCTTAAAAAGGCAGGAAATCAAAAGCCTGTACAGAGACTTTGGATTTCCTCTGTGACGGATAAAGCCATACGGGAAGGTTTTGCACATTTGAGGCCTGGAAAAGAGTATGAGAACCTTTACCATGCGGCAGTGGCAAGGGCAGAGGCGGACTGGCTTGTGGGGATCAACGCCACCAGAGCGCTGACCTGTAAATATAACGCACAGCTGTCTTGCGGGAGAGTCCAGACACCGACTCTCGCCATGATCGCAAAACGGGAAGAGGAGATCCGTACCTTTAAGCCGAAGAAGTTTTACGGGATCAAGGCGTTTGTACTGGGAATGACATTTACATGGAAGGACAGAATGTCAGGCAGCAGCCAGAGCTTTGACAGAGAGAAAATAGACAGAATAAAGAAAACGGCAGGGGGAGAAACTCTTCTGATTGGAAAGATTTCTAAGAAACCGAAGAAAACCCATGCTCCATCGCTTTACAACCTTACTGACCTTCAGACAGATGCCAACAAGAGGTTTGGATTTTCAGCCAAACAGACCCTGAATCTGATGCAGAGTTTGTATGAACACCACAAGGTCCTTACTTATCCTAGGACCGACTCTCGTTACCTGAGCAGCGATATGGCAGATACGATAAAAGAGCGGCTGAATGCAATCAGCGTAGGTCCATATAAAAAGTGGACAGCAAAACTTTTGTCAAAAAAGGTCAATCGTTCGGCTTCTTTTATTAACGACAGCAAAGTGACGGATCATCATGCCATCATTCCAACGGAGCAGTCGGTATTTCTGACGGATATGAGTTTTGACGAGCGCAAAATCTATGATCTGGTTGTGAAACGTTTCCTTGCCGTGTTATCACCGGCATGTGAGTACGAGCAGACTTCTATTTCTGGGACTATTCACGGGGAAATATTTGAGGCTAAAGGCACCGTTATGGTCAAGGCCGGATGGAAGGAACTATATCAGGAAGAGGAAAGCACAGGGGAAGCTCTGCCTCAGGATAAGCTTAACATGCTCAGGGAAGGAACACAGGTCACGGTGGACTCTATGAAGATCACGGAGGGGACCACCAATCCTCCAGCCAGATATACAGAAGGAACTCTGATCTCCAGGATGGAAAAACAGGGGCTTGGAACGGTAGCCACCCGTGCCGATATTATAGAGAAGCTGTTTTCCAGCTTTCTTCTTGAAAAGAATGGCAATGATGTGGTGATCACTGGAAAGGCTAAGCAGCTGTTAGAGCTGGTGCCGGAGGACCTTAGGAAAGCGGAGCTGACGGCGCAGTGGGAGCAAAGGCTCACAGCCATCGCCGAGGGTAGGGAAGATGACAGGAAGTTCATGGGAGAGATCAGTGGATATACAAGGCAGATCATCGAAGAGATCAAACATGCCCAGGGGACGTTTTGCCATGAAAATCTTACCCGCCATAAGTGCCCGGAATGCGGGAAGTTTATGCTGAAGGTGAAAGGAAAGCACGGGACCTTCTTAGTCTGCCAGGACCGGGAGTGCGGATGCAGGAAAACACTTTCAAGGACTACCAATGCCCGCTGTCCGGTCTGTCACAAGAAAATGGAGATGGTAGGCGAAGGGGAGGCACAGAAGTTTGTCTGTGTCTGCGGCCACAAGGAGAAGCTCAGTGCTTTTAAGGAGCGCAAGAAAAAAGACGGTGCGGGTGTCAGCAAAAAAGAAGTGAACCGCTATTTGAAAAAGCAGCAGGCCGAAGCAGAACAGCCGATCAATAACGCATTTGCTGATGCATTCGCAAAGTTAAAACTATGA
- a CDS encoding ankyrin repeat domain-containing protein produces MKKIPTVHKKMAAVLLFILLVGCFLLGVWHSAGKKAAKKSVYKEGTVQYHIFYNNKKEIKRMVSQGLDLNASSQTASNAPLIMAIDALDRDRMYSMVAFLIKQGAFVNADYQTDSDIVFRRRTPLYEAVSFGDTKLLRQLLNAGASADYRDKDGTTPLMFACYMANGSVNQNTVDNIRSLLYAGADPSAVNQDGKTAEDYFEMGRRNIEADMKDNRLTDEEKKQTRRYLGKIRVLLDRAVRSRR; encoded by the coding sequence ATGAAAAAAATACCAACCGTACATAAAAAAATGGCAGCTGTTTTATTGTTCATCCTGCTGGTAGGATGTTTTTTGCTGGGTGTCTGGCACTCAGCCGGGAAAAAGGCGGCGAAGAAGTCTGTATACAAAGAAGGAACGGTTCAATATCATATCTTTTATAATAACAAAAAGGAAATCAAACGAATGGTAAGCCAGGGACTAGATCTCAACGCTTCCAGCCAGACTGCATCCAATGCGCCGTTGATCATGGCAATCGATGCCCTTGACAGGGACCGCATGTACAGCATGGTGGCTTTCCTGATTAAGCAGGGAGCTTTCGTGAATGCGGATTATCAGACAGACAGTGACATTGTGTTCCGGAGGAGAACGCCGCTCTATGAGGCTGTCTCCTTTGGGGATACGAAATTGCTGCGCCAGCTTCTTAACGCCGGGGCAAGCGCTGATTACCGGGATAAAGACGGGACAACTCCGCTGATGTTTGCCTGTTATATGGCCAACGGCAGCGTAAACCAGAATACGGTGGATAACATCCGCAGTCTTTTGTATGCAGGGGCCGATCCATCGGCAGTGAATCAGGACGGAAAAACAGCAGAGGACTATTTTGAAATGGGACGCAGGAATATAGAAGCAGATATGAAAGACAACCGGCTGACGGACGAGGAAAAGAAGCAGACCAGACGGTATCTGGGAAAGATCCGTGTGCTGCTTGACAGGGCGGTCCGCAGCCGGCGGTAG
- a CDS encoding putative ABC transporter permease, with translation MERRLKIEKHIVLFILGGMGYFFLEVLVRGYSHYTMFLCGGACFLCIGLLNESVKFKMSFVSQMVLSTFIITGLELVTGLIVNVWLGWDIWDYSNLPYNFKGQICLLYSVLWFFASSAAIVIDDFLRYKLFHEEKPHYKFL, from the coding sequence ATGGAACGAAGATTAAAAATAGAAAAGCATATAGTTTTATTTATTTTGGGCGGAATGGGATATTTCTTTTTAGAAGTTTTAGTCAGAGGGTACTCCCATTATACAATGTTCCTGTGCGGAGGCGCCTGTTTTTTGTGTATCGGGCTCTTAAATGAGAGTGTGAAATTCAAGATGAGTTTCGTGAGTCAGATGGTGCTCTCAACGTTTATCATCACAGGACTTGAACTGGTCACAGGCCTGATTGTCAATGTATGGCTCGGGTGGGACATATGGGATTATTCCAATCTGCCATATAATTTTAAAGGGCAGATCTGCCTTTTGTACTCGGTACTCTGGTTTTTTGCGTCCAGCGCAGCCATTGTCATAGATGACTTTCTGCGGTATAAGCTGTTTCATGAAGAAAAACCACATTATAAGTTTTTATAA
- the asd gene encoding aspartate-semialdehyde dehydrogenase — MSEKLRVGILGATGMVGQRFISLLENHPWFEVVTLAASPRSAGKTYEEAVGGRWKMDTPMPEAVKSMVVKNVNEVEEVAKEVDFVFSAVDMSKDEIKKIEEDYAKTETPVVSNNSAHRWTPDVPMVVPEINPEHFDVIKSQKKRLGTTRGFVAVKPNCSIQSYAPVLTAWKEFEPYEVVATTYQAISGAGKTFKDWPEMVGNIIPFIGGEEEKSEQEPLRLWGHIENGEIVKAESPVITTQCIRVPVLNGHTAAVFVKFKKKPTKEQLIEKLVNFSGLPQELELPSAPKQMIQYLEDDNRPQVSMDVDYENGMGVSIGRLREDTVYDYKFVGLSHNTVRGAAGGAVLCAETLKAQGFITKK; from the coding sequence ATGAGTGAAAAATTAAGAGTCGGAATTCTCGGTGCTACCGGAATGGTGGGGCAGAGATTTATCTCCCTGTTAGAGAACCATCCTTGGTTTGAGGTTGTCACGCTGGCGGCAAGTCCAAGATCCGCAGGTAAGACCTATGAAGAGGCAGTGGGCGGACGCTGGAAAATGGATACTCCGATGCCGGAAGCAGTAAAGTCCATGGTCGTTAAAAATGTGAATGAAGTGGAAGAAGTGGCAAAGGAAGTAGATTTTGTTTTCAGCGCCGTGGATATGTCAAAAGATGAGATCAAAAAGATCGAAGAAGACTATGCCAAAACAGAGACACCGGTAGTATCCAATAACAGCGCTCATCGCTGGACACCGGATGTACCGATGGTCGTGCCGGAAATCAACCCGGAACATTTTGATGTGATCAAAAGCCAGAAAAAGCGTCTTGGAACTACAAGAGGGTTCGTGGCTGTAAAACCGAATTGTTCCATTCAGAGCTACGCACCAGTTTTAACGGCATGGAAAGAGTTTGAGCCTTACGAAGTTGTGGCAACAACCTATCAGGCGATCTCCGGGGCAGGAAAGACATTTAAAGACTGGCCGGAGATGGTGGGAAATATTATTCCGTTCATCGGCGGAGAAGAAGAGAAGAGTGAGCAGGAGCCGCTCCGTCTCTGGGGACACATTGAAAACGGGGAGATTGTTAAGGCAGAATCTCCAGTCATTACAACTCAGTGTATCCGTGTGCCGGTTTTAAACGGCCATACAGCAGCTGTGTTTGTGAAGTTTAAAAAGAAACCGACAAAGGAACAGCTTATCGAAAAGCTTGTGAATTTCAGCGGGCTTCCTCAGGAACTTGAACTTCCAAGTGCACCGAAACAGATGATCCAGTATCTGGAGGACGACAATCGTCCGCAGGTGAGCATGGATGTGGACTATGAGAACGGCATGGGAGTGTCCATCGGACGTCTCAGAGAAGACACCGTATATGACTACAAGTTTGTAGGTTTGTCCCACAATACAGTCCGCGGAGCAGCCGGCGGAGCCGTGCTCTGTGCAGAGACCTTAAAGGCGCAGGGATTTATTACGAAAAAATAA